A window of the Ostrea edulis chromosome 1, xbOstEdul1.1, whole genome shotgun sequence genome harbors these coding sequences:
- the LOC125652555 gene encoding glutathione S-transferase-like: protein MPKYVYTYFDARARGEPARMLFAAAGIPFEDRRLTQEEWPALKPKTPGGSLPLLEVDGQPVTQSLVIFRHLARIFGLDGENILDKARVEEIVEYLTEVKNAGFKMFFAPKDEESQKKAKEDFRGTFEKSCTRIESIISSNKSTEGWAVGKKMSFADIMLFEAFETGLSKDGTILDKFPKIKACRAKVQTNKKMRDYLSKRKPSSI from the exons ATGCCTAAATACGTGTACACCTATTTTGACGCCCGTGCTCGGGGGGAACCcgcaaggatgctttttgcagCGGCAGGGATTCCCTTTGAAGACCGTCGCCTTACACAAGAAGAATGGCCGGCTCTTAAACCAa AGACTCCTGGTGGATCATTACCACTTCTTGAAGTTGACGGACAACCCGTTACTCAAAGCCTGGTCATCTTTCGTCATCTAGCAAGAATATTTG GTCTAGATGGCGAAAATATATTAGACAAAGCTagagtggaagaaattgttGAATATCTCACGGAAGTTAAAAATGCCGGATTTAAAATGTTCTTTGCCCCTAAAGACGAG GAATCCCAGAAGAAGGCTAAGGAGGATTTTCGCGGTACCTTTGAGAAATCATGCACTAGGATAGAAAGCATCATATCGTCTAACAAATCAACGGAAGGTTGGGCTGTTGGCAAAAAG ATGTCGTTTGCAGACATTATGCTGTTTGAGGCTTTTGAAACTGGTCTTTCGAAAGATGGAACTATTTTAGACAAATTTCCCAAAATCAAGGCATGTCGAGCCAAAGTTCAGACCAACAAGAAGATGCGAGACTATCTCAGTAAAAGAAAACCGTCTTCCATCTAA